One genomic segment of Kiritimatiella glycovorans includes these proteins:
- a CDS encoding sugar porter family MFS transporter has translation MNAFVILLSCVAALGGFLFGFDSGVINGTVGALQEAFATSEVASGFNVASMLLGCAVGAFFAGRIADWLGRRFALIAAAVCFGVSAWGSGVADGSFEFVMYRLIGGLAVGGASIISPAYISEIAPAAYRGRLASLQQMAIVLGLFVAFLSNFLLASASGGASDPLWGFQTWQWMFWMELIPVTLFFLGLLCIPESPRFLVAREKYEKAESVLARVDHPDDAPEKVGQIRATLNRGHRPSLRDVWNQAGKRVYPVVWVGILLAAFQQLVGINVIFYYGEVLWEAAGFTEENALLINVIGGAINIGSTVVAILLVDKVGRKPMLLWGSVGMTVFLGLLALVFAGAKVDSAGNLQLTGASGVFALLAANCYIICFAVTWGPVMWVLLGEMFPNQMRGAALSLAGLSQWATNFIVTITFPMMLAGIGLGGAYGCYAFFALLSIFFAWKFVGETKGKTLEEMTGG, from the coding sequence ATGAATGCGTTTGTGATCCTTCTCTCCTGTGTGGCGGCCCTGGGGGGATTTCTGTTCGGTTTCGACAGCGGCGTGATCAACGGAACGGTAGGGGCGCTGCAGGAGGCGTTCGCAACATCGGAAGTCGCTTCGGGCTTCAATGTGGCCTCGATGCTGCTCGGCTGTGCGGTGGGCGCGTTTTTCGCCGGGCGGATCGCCGACTGGCTCGGGCGCCGCTTTGCGCTGATCGCCGCCGCGGTCTGCTTCGGCGTCAGTGCGTGGGGTTCCGGGGTCGCGGACGGATCTTTCGAGTTCGTGATGTACCGTCTGATCGGCGGACTGGCCGTGGGAGGCGCGAGCATCATCAGTCCGGCCTACATCAGCGAGATCGCCCCGGCCGCTTACCGCGGCCGCCTCGCTTCTCTTCAGCAGATGGCGATCGTCCTGGGACTTTTTGTAGCTTTTCTGAGCAATTTCCTGCTGGCCAGTGCCAGCGGGGGGGCCTCGGACCCCTTGTGGGGCTTTCAGACCTGGCAGTGGATGTTCTGGATGGAACTGATCCCGGTGACTCTCTTTTTTCTGGGGCTGCTGTGTATTCCGGAGTCGCCGCGGTTCCTGGTGGCGCGTGAAAAATATGAAAAGGCCGAGTCGGTCCTGGCGCGCGTCGATCATCCGGACGACGCGCCCGAAAAGGTCGGGCAGATCCGGGCGACGCTGAATCGGGGTCACCGGCCGAGTCTCCGCGACGTGTGGAATCAGGCGGGGAAGCGCGTCTATCCCGTCGTCTGGGTCGGCATTCTGCTGGCCGCCTTCCAGCAGCTCGTCGGCATCAATGTCATTTTCTACTATGGCGAGGTGCTCTGGGAAGCGGCCGGCTTCACCGAAGAAAACGCCCTGCTGATCAATGTCATCGGCGGCGCGATCAACATCGGCAGCACGGTGGTCGCCATCCTGCTGGTCGATAAGGTGGGCCGCAAACCGATGCTGCTCTGGGGTTCGGTCGGCATGACGGTCTTTCTCGGGCTCCTGGCCCTGGTTTTCGCCGGAGCGAAGGTCGATTCCGCCGGCAACCTTCAACTGACCGGCGCCTCCGGCGTATTCGCGCTGCTGGCCGCGAATTGCTACATCATATGTTTCGCGGTGACCTGGGGGCCGGTGATGTGGGTGCTGCTCGGCGAGATGTTCCCCAACCAGATGCGCGGCGCGGCGCTCTCGCTGGCCGGTCTTTCGCAGTGGGCGACGAATTTTATCGTGACCATAACCTTCCCGATGATGCTTGCGGGGATCGGTCTGGGCGGGGCCTACGGCTGCTATGCCTTCTTCGCCCTGCTGTCGATCTTCTTCGCGTGGAAGTTTGTCGGCGAGACCAAAGGCAAGACGCTCGAGGAGATGACCGGCGGGTAG
- a CDS encoding MFS transporter yields the protein MKRPVHDIPFRPAKCPVFYGWVVLAAGALGVLASVPGQTIGVSAFTDPLLDALELNRVELSTAYFLGTMGSALLIARAGKIYDRYGARPVGFATAVAMGLVLWALTLVDQAAAAVGALFGGRGRVLISMTLLTLGFFGLRFLGQGVLTLVSRSMVMKWFERRRGLANGLIGVCVALGFPASPPVFNAWIQRLGWRGAWGLLGALIGIGLSLLILLFYRDTPERCGLEPDGGLTGPKRSDLPDTHPDRDWTLPEARRTYAFWVFNLTMVMFAFYMTALSFHIVNIFELSGMDRGRAMMIFLPGAAIGLTLELVVNWLSDYTKLKYILWAELVGLGLSTAALAILEPGWPVIMLIVGNGIMGGVFGVLIGVTWPRLFGRTHLGAIAGLNMGCVVAGSALGPVLFSLSQRWSGNYTIAALVCLSVCVTLFAASLRVKPPKREPSEES from the coding sequence ATGAAGCGACCTGTACACGACATTCCGTTCCGCCCCGCGAAGTGCCCCGTATTTTACGGCTGGGTGGTGCTGGCCGCGGGCGCCCTGGGCGTACTGGCCAGCGTGCCCGGGCAGACCATCGGCGTTTCGGCGTTTACCGATCCGCTTCTGGACGCGCTGGAATTGAACCGCGTGGAGCTGAGCACGGCCTATTTTCTCGGCACGATGGGCAGCGCGCTGCTGATCGCCCGCGCCGGGAAGATCTACGACCGCTACGGGGCGCGTCCGGTCGGTTTCGCGACGGCAGTCGCCATGGGACTCGTGCTCTGGGCGCTGACCCTCGTCGACCAGGCCGCCGCCGCAGTCGGTGCGTTGTTCGGCGGACGGGGGCGCGTGCTGATTTCGATGACCCTGCTCACGCTTGGTTTCTTCGGTCTGCGATTCCTGGGCCAGGGCGTGCTGACGCTCGTATCGCGCAGCATGGTCATGAAATGGTTCGAGCGCCGGCGAGGTCTGGCGAACGGGCTGATCGGGGTCTGCGTCGCCCTCGGCTTTCCCGCCTCGCCGCCCGTCTTTAACGCCTGGATACAGCGGCTGGGCTGGCGCGGCGCGTGGGGCCTGCTGGGGGCCCTGATCGGGATCGGACTCTCGCTGCTCATCCTGCTGTTCTACCGCGACACACCGGAGCGGTGCGGACTGGAGCCGGACGGGGGATTGACCGGGCCGAAACGTTCGGACCTGCCCGATACGCATCCGGACCGCGACTGGACGCTGCCCGAGGCGCGGCGAACCTATGCCTTCTGGGTCTTCAACCTGACCATGGTCATGTTCGCCTTCTACATGACGGCCCTGTCGTTTCATATCGTCAATATCTTCGAACTCTCCGGCATGGACCGCGGGCGGGCGATGATGATTTTTCTCCCGGGGGCGGCCATCGGCCTGACCCTTGAACTCGTCGTCAACTGGCTGAGCGACTACACGAAACTGAAATACATCCTCTGGGCGGAGCTAGTCGGTCTGGGCCTCTCCACCGCGGCGCTGGCCATTCTCGAACCCGGGTGGCCCGTGATCATGCTGATCGTCGGCAACGGCATCATGGGCGGAGTCTTCGGGGTCCTGATCGGAGTCACCTGGCCGCGCCTCTTCGGCCGCACCCACCTCGGCGCCATCGCGGGCCTTAACATGGGCTGTGTCGTCGCCGGCAGCGCGCTGGGGCCGGTGCTGTTCAGCCTCTCCCAGCGCTGGAGCGGCAACTACACCATCGCCGCGCTCGTCTGCCTGTCCGTCTGCGTAACACTTTTCGCCGCCTCCCTCCGCGTCAAACCGCCGAAGCGGGAACCGAGCGAAGAAAGCTGA
- a CDS encoding deoxycytidylate deaminase, protein MSHSSSARPDWDTYFMDICHVVSSRGNCMRRKVAALIVCDRRIVSTGYNGTPRGIRNCFEGGCPRCSSEVGSGGGLGECICAHAEENAIVQAACHGIAVKGGTLYSMLNPCLLCTKMIINAGIVEVVYEEEYHFTEQARSLFAEAGVQCRRYRRTQTKA, encoded by the coding sequence ATGAGCCATTCATCCTCAGCGCGGCCGGACTGGGACACGTATTTCATGGACATCTGTCACGTGGTTTCGAGCCGCGGGAACTGCATGCGCCGCAAGGTCGCCGCCCTTATCGTCTGCGACCGGCGCATCGTATCGACGGGCTATAACGGCACGCCGCGGGGGATCCGGAACTGTTTCGAGGGGGGCTGCCCGCGGTGTTCTTCCGAAGTCGGCTCCGGCGGTGGACTGGGCGAGTGCATCTGCGCGCACGCCGAAGAGAACGCCATCGTTCAGGCGGCCTGTCACGGTATCGCGGTGAAGGGGGGAACGCTGTACTCCATGCTCAATCCCTGCCTGCTCTGCACCAAGATGATCATCAATGCGGGGATCGTCGAGGTGGTGTACGAAGAGGAATATCATTTTACCGAACAGGCCCGTTCACTGTTCGCGGAGGCGGGGGTGCAGTGCCGCCGATACCGGAGGACGCAAACAAAAGCCTGA
- a CDS encoding bifunctional heptose 7-phosphate kinase/heptose 1-phosphate adenyltransferase, with the protein MDLAPDRVREMVTAFRGRRVLAVGDPMLDRFVYGSVERISPEAPVPVVRVREEHDMPGGVGNVGANIASLGGDAVVAGLVGCDAAARDLREVFRRWDIADELLGLEGVSTAVKSRVVAERQQVVRVDRERPFELDRAGFERFCERLRFEMDRVSAVILEDYGKGTLGQDVVDFVLREASERGLPAGYDPREGHSLRVEGLALATPNRAEAFSAAAIPWSPPAENPLEDGPLCAAGEKLREQWRTDQLFVTLGPGGMLVFAREGAPRHIPTMVREVFDVSGAGDTVMAAAMLAMISGATPEETAEIANLAAGVVVGKIGTARCGPEELVEYARSWQREQA; encoded by the coding sequence ATGGACCTGGCCCCTGATCGTGTGCGCGAAATGGTAACCGCCTTCCGCGGACGGCGTGTGCTGGCCGTGGGCGACCCGATGCTCGACCGTTTTGTCTACGGGTCCGTGGAACGCATATCGCCCGAAGCTCCGGTGCCGGTCGTCCGCGTCCGCGAAGAGCACGACATGCCGGGCGGGGTCGGCAACGTCGGCGCCAATATCGCCTCGCTGGGCGGCGACGCGGTCGTCGCCGGTCTGGTCGGCTGCGACGCCGCGGCCCGCGACCTGCGCGAGGTGTTCCGCCGGTGGGATATCGCCGATGAACTGCTGGGGCTGGAAGGGGTGAGCACCGCCGTGAAATCGAGAGTGGTCGCCGAGCGGCAGCAGGTGGTCCGCGTCGACCGGGAGCGCCCTTTTGAACTCGACCGGGCGGGCTTCGAACGCTTCTGTGAACGGCTGCGGTTCGAGATGGACCGTGTTTCGGCGGTGATTCTCGAAGACTACGGCAAGGGTACGCTCGGGCAGGATGTCGTCGATTTTGTGCTGCGGGAAGCTTCGGAGCGGGGACTCCCCGCGGGGTACGATCCCAGGGAGGGGCATTCTCTGAGGGTTGAGGGTCTGGCCCTGGCCACGCCGAACCGCGCGGAGGCTTTTTCGGCCGCCGCGATCCCGTGGTCGCCCCCCGCGGAGAATCCGCTGGAGGACGGGCCGCTCTGCGCGGCGGGTGAAAAGCTGCGTGAGCAATGGCGGACCGATCAGCTCTTCGTGACGCTGGGGCCGGGCGGCATGCTGGTGTTCGCCCGCGAGGGGGCGCCGCGCCACATTCCCACGATGGTGCGCGAGGTGTTCGACGTCAGCGGCGCCGGCGACACCGTGATGGCGGCGGCCATGCTGGCGATGATCTCCGGCGCCACGCCCGAAGAGACCGCGGAAATCGCCAACCTCGCGGCCGGGGTGGTGGTCGGAAAAATCGGGACCGCGCGCTGCGGACCCGAAGAACTGGTCGAATACGCGCGCTCGTGGCAGAGGGAGCAGGCATGA
- the kdsB gene encoding 3-deoxy-manno-octulosonate cytidylyltransferase, translated as MTRAIGVIPARWASTRFPGKVLAPVAGRPLLYHVLDRVRAAGRLAGVRVATDDDRVREAVEAYADGAVQAVMTRPGHPSGTDRVAEAVGSEEAEVIVNIQGDEPLIEPALIDRLAAVLTEEQGWDMATAASPMSSADERIRQPSVVKVVCDARGRALYFSRAAIPHVRDADESLPEPLYWRHIGIYAYRRPFLLRMVAEAPDALERAEKLEQLRALRMGAAICVLRTEDYGTGVDTPEDVERVERVLNQNQS; from the coding sequence ATGACCCGGGCGATCGGAGTCATCCCGGCCCGCTGGGCGTCGACCCGGTTCCCCGGCAAGGTGCTCGCTCCGGTGGCGGGCCGTCCGCTGCTCTACCACGTGCTCGACCGGGTACGCGCCGCCGGGCGGCTGGCGGGGGTGCGGGTGGCGACGGACGACGACCGGGTGCGCGAGGCGGTGGAGGCCTATGCGGACGGGGCGGTGCAGGCCGTCATGACCCGTCCCGGCCACCCCTCGGGCACCGACCGCGTGGCGGAGGCCGTCGGATCCGAAGAGGCCGAAGTGATCGTGAATATTCAGGGCGATGAACCGCTGATCGAACCGGCGCTGATCGATCGTCTCGCCGCCGTGCTCACCGAAGAGCAGGGCTGGGACATGGCGACCGCGGCGTCCCCGATGTCCTCGGCGGACGAACGCATCCGGCAGCCTTCCGTGGTGAAAGTCGTCTGCGACGCCCGCGGCCGGGCGCTCTATTTCTCCCGGGCGGCGATCCCTCACGTGAGGGACGCCGACGAGTCCCTGCCGGAACCTCTCTACTGGCGGCACATAGGCATTTACGCCTACCGCCGCCCGTTTCTCCTCCGGATGGTCGCGGAAGCGCCCGATGCACTGGAGCGGGCCGAAAAACTCGAGCAGCTCCGGGCGCTCCGCATGGGCGCCGCGATATGCGTGCTGCGCACGGAGGATTACGGCACCGGCGTCGACACCCCGGAGGATGTGGAGAGGGTGGAGAGGGTTCTGAATCAGAATCAGAGTTAG
- the kdsA gene encoding 3-deoxy-8-phosphooctulonate synthase, giving the protein MNDREQNAGRSRTVKVGEVRIGGKNPLVMVAGPCVIESREMCLDLARALRRLSRRLDIPFIFKASYDKANRTSLRSYRGPGLAEGLEILSEVRERVGVPVVTDVHSEQEVPAAARAVDMIQIPAFLCRQTDLLMAAGESGCAVNVKKGQFMAPWDMAHVVEKVRSSGNRRILLTERGASFGYNALVADMRSLPILRRTGCPVVFDCTHSVQAPGGAGSATGGDRRWAPVLARGAVAGGFCDAVFMETHRRPEQALSDAANSIPLNELSRLWRQLKVIRDALAAVR; this is encoded by the coding sequence ATGAATGACAGGGAGCAGAACGCAGGACGGAGCCGGACGGTGAAGGTCGGCGAGGTCCGGATCGGCGGAAAGAATCCGCTGGTCATGGTGGCGGGGCCTTGCGTGATCGAGAGCCGGGAGATGTGTCTCGATCTCGCCCGCGCGCTGCGGCGTCTGTCCCGGCGCCTGGATATCCCCTTCATCTTCAAGGCCTCTTACGACAAGGCCAATCGCACGTCCCTCCGGTCCTATCGCGGGCCGGGGCTCGCGGAGGGGCTCGAGATTCTGTCCGAGGTCCGCGAGCGGGTCGGCGTGCCCGTGGTGACGGACGTACACAGCGAGCAGGAGGTCCCCGCGGCGGCGCGGGCGGTCGACATGATCCAGATCCCCGCATTTCTCTGCCGGCAGACGGACCTCCTGATGGCCGCGGGCGAGAGCGGATGCGCCGTAAACGTCAAGAAGGGGCAGTTCATGGCGCCGTGGGACATGGCGCATGTGGTCGAAAAAGTGCGCTCGAGCGGCAACCGCAGGATTCTGCTGACCGAGCGCGGCGCCAGCTTCGGCTACAATGCGCTGGTCGCGGACATGCGCAGTCTGCCGATCCTGCGGCGGACCGGCTGCCCGGTGGTGTTCGACTGCACGCACAGCGTTCAGGCGCCGGGCGGAGCCGGGAGCGCGACCGGCGGGGACCGCCGCTGGGCCCCCGTGCTGGCCCGCGGCGCCGTGGCCGGCGGGTTCTGCGATGCGGTATTCATGGAGACCCACCGCAGGCCGGAACAGGCGCTTTCGGACGCGGCGAACAGTATTCCGCTGAACGAGTTGAGCAGGCTGTGGCGACAACTGAAAGTGATTCGCGATGCGCTCGCTGCGGTACGATAA
- a CDS encoding LptA/OstA family protein, protein MKKTITGLFLAALLAGGVRAASTEITAERLDFNYEEHRAVFQDNVRVVDPEMEMTCSTLTVHFTPGGGVRTIEARGEVEIVQENRRAEAGRVTYDAESGEFVLRDDPKVMRDQDVLEGEVIRFWRDENRMVCESGARLKLFLDRDDSGFDLDR, encoded by the coding sequence ATGAAAAAGACGATCACGGGATTGTTTTTGGCGGCGCTGCTGGCGGGCGGAGTGCGGGCGGCCTCGACGGAGATCACGGCCGAGCGGCTGGATTTCAATTACGAGGAGCACCGCGCCGTCTTTCAGGACAACGTCCGCGTCGTGGACCCGGAAATGGAAATGACCTGCTCCACGCTTACCGTCCATTTCACGCCCGGGGGCGGAGTCAGGACCATTGAGGCCCGGGGCGAGGTCGAAATCGTGCAGGAAAACCGCAGGGCGGAGGCGGGACGCGTAACCTATGATGCGGAAAGCGGCGAATTCGTGCTGCGTGACGATCCGAAGGTGATGCGGGATCAGGACGTGCTGGAGGGCGAAGTGATTCGTTTCTGGCGGGACGAAAACCGCATGGTGTGCGAGTCGGGGGCCCGCCTGAAACTGTTCCTGGACCGGGACGATTCCGGGTTCGATCTGGACCGGTAG
- the lptB gene encoding LPS export ABC transporter ATP-binding protein — MSGNDYLVQTDDLEKSYRRKRVVDHVSLTVRPGEIVGLLGPNGAGKTTTFYMIVGLIHPNGGDVRFRGSKVTKTPMYRRARLGMGYLAQEPSIFRRLTVAQNLMAVLEMLPISRRDRRERLRFLLEELNLTHLAGQRAYTLSGGERRRLEITRALVTNPSLILLDEPFSGVDPLAVYDVQEIVKGLRERGLGVLITDHNVRETLAITDRAYLMCEGKVLREGDSEFLINDEKSRELYLGPRFSM; from the coding sequence ATGAGCGGAAACGACTATCTCGTCCAGACGGATGATCTGGAAAAAAGTTACCGGCGAAAGCGCGTGGTCGATCACGTGTCGCTGACGGTGCGTCCGGGTGAGATCGTCGGACTCTTGGGGCCGAACGGCGCGGGCAAGACGACGACCTTTTACATGATCGTGGGCCTGATTCATCCGAACGGCGGGGACGTGCGCTTCCGCGGATCGAAGGTCACGAAAACCCCGATGTATCGCCGCGCGCGGCTGGGCATGGGGTACCTGGCCCAGGAACCCTCGATCTTCCGGCGGCTCACGGTCGCCCAGAACCTGATGGCCGTGCTCGAGATGCTTCCCATCTCGAGGCGCGACCGCAGGGAGCGCCTGCGTTTCCTGCTGGAGGAACTGAACCTTACGCACCTCGCCGGACAGCGGGCCTACACGCTGAGCGGCGGTGAGCGGCGGCGGCTCGAAATCACCCGCGCGCTGGTGACCAATCCCTCGCTCATTCTGCTCGACGAGCCCTTCAGCGGCGTCGATCCGCTGGCCGTGTACGACGTGCAGGAGATCGTGAAGGGCTTGCGGGAGCGCGGACTCGGGGTGCTCATCACCGATCATAACGTGCGCGAGACGCTGGCGATCACGGATCGCGCCTACCTGATGTGCGAGGGGAAAGTGCTCCGGGAGGGCGACAGCGAATTTCTGATCAACGACGAAAAAAGCCGCGAGCTCTACCTGGGCCCGCGTTTCAGCATGTAG
- the hpf gene encoding ribosome hibernation-promoting factor, HPF/YfiA family: protein MQINVTGRHVDITDAIRDHIHGKVQHAFADFPKTENVHVVLDLEKHRHFAEIQVQGAQHARIEGKAESDDMYTSIDEAIERAEKQLRRLRDKRRSRHPEGLGEMEAHGE from the coding sequence ATGCAGATCAATGTGACCGGACGTCATGTCGATATCACGGACGCGATTCGTGATCATATCCACGGGAAAGTGCAGCACGCCTTTGCCGATTTCCCGAAAACGGAAAACGTCCACGTCGTGCTCGACCTGGAGAAACACCGCCATTTCGCTGAAATCCAGGTTCAGGGCGCGCAGCATGCGCGGATCGAGGGCAAAGCGGAATCGGACGACATGTACACGTCGATCGACGAGGCGATCGAGCGCGCGGAGAAACAGCTCAGGCGGCTGCGTGATAAGCGCAGAAGCCGGCATCCCGAAGGGCTGGGCGAGATGGAGGCGCACGGCGAATAG
- the hprK gene encoding HPr(Ser) kinase/phosphatase: MNLKVKELWEEAREPFSLELEAGGEGFDNEILERAINRPGLALTGFFQYFAFRRLQVFGLAEFTYMKSLGGPERNRRLRQFCQRRVPAIVLARNRHAPDELRALADEFRIPVMRTPMITSLFINECTVLIEDLTAPRRRVQGTMLDMMGIGVMIRGAAGIGKSETALTLIERGYSLVSDDVTELRRLASGRLVGSASELTRYHMEIRGLGIIHVPSLYGVSSIRGECPLDLVIDLVKPGSEKAGRGEENGPDEIELLEARVPRVELPVMPGRDMANIVEATALNQKLKFMGHDAAKELDEKLVTALQRRSVR; encoded by the coding sequence ATGAATCTGAAGGTAAAAGAGTTATGGGAAGAGGCCCGCGAGCCGTTTTCGCTGGAGCTGGAAGCGGGCGGGGAGGGGTTCGATAACGAGATTCTCGAACGCGCGATCAACCGCCCCGGCCTCGCACTCACCGGTTTCTTCCAGTACTTCGCGTTCCGCCGCCTGCAGGTGTTCGGCCTGGCTGAGTTCACCTACATGAAAAGTCTCGGCGGGCCGGAGCGGAACCGGCGTCTGCGCCAGTTCTGCCAGCGGCGCGTACCCGCCATTGTGCTCGCCCGCAACCGGCACGCGCCCGACGAGCTGCGGGCGCTCGCCGACGAGTTCAGGATCCCGGTCATGCGCACCCCGATGATCACCAGCCTCTTCATCAATGAATGCACGGTGCTGATCGAGGACCTGACCGCACCCCGCCGCCGGGTGCAGGGTACGATGCTCGATATGATGGGCATCGGCGTGATGATCCGCGGCGCGGCGGGCATCGGCAAGAGCGAGACGGCCCTGACGCTGATCGAGCGCGGATACAGTCTCGTCTCGGACGATGTCACGGAATTGCGCCGGCTCGCCTCGGGGCGCCTGGTCGGTTCCGCCAGCGAACTCACCCGCTATCACATGGAAATCCGGGGGCTGGGCATCATTCATGTCCCCAGCCTGTACGGCGTCTCTTCGATCCGGGGCGAGTGCCCGCTCGATCTCGTCATCGACCTCGTCAAGCCCGGCTCCGAAAAAGCGGGCCGGGGCGAAGAGAACGGCCCGGACGAGATCGAACTGCTCGAGGCAAGAGTTCCCAGGGTGGAACTCCCGGTGATGCCGGGACGGGACATGGCGAATATCGTGGAGGCCACCGCGCTGAACCAGAAACTCAAGTTCATGGGGCATGACGCCGCCAAGGAGCTGGACGAGAAGCTGGTCACTGCGCTTCAGAGGAGGAGCGTGCGCTGA
- a CDS encoding HPr family phosphocarrier protein, producing MGGNRKITRELEVRNRLGIHARPAAMLVKTAANYESEITITHAENSVSAKSIMGVLTLEGYQGARFQLVVEGPDAEDAVAAVEELFANGFYED from the coding sequence ATGGGCGGAAACCGGAAAATCACCAGGGAACTTGAGGTCCGCAACCGGCTGGGCATCCACGCGCGCCCCGCCGCGATGCTGGTGAAGACCGCCGCGAACTATGAGAGCGAGATCACGATCACGCATGCCGAAAACAGCGTCTCGGCCAAGAGTATCATGGGGGTGCTCACGCTGGAGGGATATCAGGGCGCAAGGTTTCAGCTCGTCGTGGAGGGGCCGGACGCGGAAGATGCGGTGGCGGCCGTCGAAGAGCTGTTCGCAAACGGTTTCTACGAGGACTGA
- the ptsP gene encoding phosphoenolpyruvate--protein phosphotransferase, which yields MTSSKQQGRRETVLRGIGVAPGVVSGEVRLIRPEKVEPPERNLAKSEIPKEIERFEEALSQTREQLHRIQSELSQALGREDASIFDAHLMVADDRSFIEEVIREIKEQRRNVESVLVQVSGKYADVLSGVEDQYLSERAADVKDVTQRILRNLMNLSETSLRDLKEPCVVVAPDLSPSDTATIDREVVRGFATNLGSSTSHTAIMAQTMEIPAVVGLHDVTRRVAHGDRVLIDGGKGLFIINPTAKRMKEYGKRAEEQRHILHELEQLREQPAKTADGYAVRLSANIEWAEELRLLRKHGASGVGLFRSEYLFLNRAEPPSEDSQADVYGSVARELAPEPVVIRTLDVGGDRILPSEQTSNELNPFLGWRAIRFCLDRPDIFRPQLRAILRASRHGNVRIMYPMVCCTKELKAANRMLEKCKDELRDEGVEFDENIPVGVMIEIPSAALCAELFAPHVDFFSLGTNDLIQYTLAVDRVNDHVSHLYEPTHLAILKLLQYVVEAGHKNDIWVSICGEMAGDPVLAPLLIGLGIDELSVTPILAPMIKDVIRKLKYSDARELAQKCMQYRSPVTVRRRCRELTREIAGEVLELLD from the coding sequence ATGACATCGAGCAAACAGCAGGGCCGCAGGGAAACTGTACTGCGCGGCATCGGGGTGGCGCCGGGCGTGGTGTCCGGCGAAGTGCGCCTGATCCGCCCGGAAAAAGTCGAACCGCCGGAGCGCAACCTCGCCAAATCCGAGATCCCGAAGGAGATCGAACGCTTCGAAGAGGCGCTCAGCCAGACCCGCGAACAGCTTCACCGCATCCAGTCCGAATTGAGCCAGGCGCTCGGACGCGAGGACGCCAGCATCTTCGACGCGCACCTGATGGTCGCCGACGACCGGTCGTTCATCGAGGAAGTGATCCGCGAGATCAAAGAGCAGCGGCGCAACGTGGAGTCGGTGCTCGTTCAGGTGTCCGGCAAGTACGCGGACGTACTCTCCGGGGTCGAGGACCAGTACCTGAGCGAGCGGGCGGCGGATGTGAAAGACGTGACCCAGCGCATCCTGCGCAACCTCATGAACCTTTCGGAGACCTCGCTCCGGGATTTGAAAGAACCCTGTGTCGTGGTAGCCCCCGACCTCTCGCCCTCGGATACGGCCACCATCGACCGCGAGGTGGTCCGGGGATTCGCCACCAACCTGGGAAGCTCCACTTCGCACACGGCCATCATGGCCCAGACCATGGAGATCCCCGCAGTGGTGGGCCTGCACGACGTGACCCGGCGCGTGGCCCACGGCGACCGCGTCCTGATCGACGGCGGGAAAGGGCTCTTCATCATCAATCCCACCGCCAAGCGGATGAAGGAGTATGGGAAGCGGGCCGAAGAACAACGCCATATCCTGCACGAACTGGAGCAGCTCCGCGAACAGCCGGCGAAGACGGCCGACGGCTACGCGGTGCGGCTCAGCGCCAATATCGAGTGGGCGGAGGAACTCCGCCTGCTGCGCAAGCACGGCGCCTCCGGAGTGGGGCTCTTCCGCAGCGAATACCTGTTTCTCAACCGCGCCGAGCCGCCCTCGGAGGATTCCCAGGCGGACGTTTACGGGAGCGTCGCCCGGGAACTGGCCCCGGAACCGGTCGTGATCCGCACGCTCGATGTGGGCGGCGACCGCATACTCCCCAGCGAACAGACCTCGAACGAGCTGAATCCCTTCCTCGGCTGGCGCGCCATCCGGTTCTGCCTCGACCGGCCCGATATTTTCAGGCCCCAGCTCCGGGCGATCCTGCGCGCGAGCCGCCACGGCAACGTCCGGATCATGTATCCCATGGTCTGCTGCACAAAGGAACTCAAGGCCGCGAACCGGATGCTCGAAAAATGCAAGGACGAGCTGCGCGACGAGGGCGTGGAGTTCGACGAGAATATCCCGGTCGGCGTGATGATCGAGATCCCCTCGGCAGCCCTGTGCGCCGAACTGTTCGCCCCCCATGTCGACTTCTTCAGCCTGGGCACCAACGACCTGATCCAGTACACCCTGGCCGTCGACCGCGTAAACGACCACGTGAGCCATCTGTACGAACCGACCCACCTGGCGATCCTGAAACTCCTCCAGTATGTCGTGGAAGCCGGCCATAAAAACGATATCTGGGTCAGCATCTGCGGGGAAATGGCCGGCGATCCCGTGCTCGCCCCCCTGCTGATCGGCCTGGGCATCGATGAACTCAGCGTCACCCCCATCCTCGCGCCGATGATCAAGGACGTCATCCGGAAACTGAAATACAGCGACGCGCGCGAGCTGGCCCAGAAATGCATGCAGTACCGCTCCCCCGTCACCGTCCGCCGCCGATGCCGCGAGCTGACCCGCGAAATTGCGGGAGAAGTGCTTGAACTCCTCGATTAA